The DNA region GTTCCGTCCTAGTAGGTTTTGTGGTTGCCTGAATTGTAAGCTCGGCAATCTCTTTCAGGATTTCTTTCATTCTATAACATAATAAAATAGAACCGTATTTTCTAAAGCGAAATCCTGGGAACATTTTAATTTATTAATGGTACGGTAGGATTAGGCAATCAATTGGTATGATCCGATCTTTACGATAATCATAAAATCCTCTACGATCAAAGGTATTGGAGGACGTTATGAAAGTAGCAATCGTCACAGGAGCAAGTAACGGTATCGGAAAAAATACCGCGATCGAATTGGGAAAAAGAGGGATCGGCGTAATCCTTACTTATCATTCGGATAAAAAAGGTGCCGAGGATGTCGTAAAAGAAGTGGAGAAGAGCGGGTCCAAGGCCGTTTGTCTTAAATTGGATCTAAGCCAAAAGTCTTCTTTCGGAAGTTTTATCGAGCTTGTAAAAAAGAACCTAGAAGAAATTTGGAAGAGAAAAACTTTCGATTACTTGGTAAATAACGGAGGTGTCGGAGGAGGAATGCCATTCGCTGATATCACTGAAGAATATTTCGATCAGATATTGAACACAAATTTCAAAGGACCATTCTTTATCACACAAGATCTTGTTAGATTTATAGAAGACAATGGAAGGATCGTGAATACATCCAGTTCTGCGAGTCGAGGATCTTTCGCAGGATATTCCGCTTATGGAGCATCTAAGGCTGCATTAACTTCTTGGACAAAGTATCTCGCAAAAGAACTTTCTCCGAGAAAAATCAGAGTGAATGCAGTCTCTCCCGGTCCAACGCATACGAATCTTGGAGGAGGCGCATTCGATAAATATCCGGAATATATTCAACCGTTAGCGGATCAAACTGCTTTGGGAAGAATTGGAAGTCCGGATGATATTGCAAAGGTAATTGTAAATCTTTTATCAGATGAATTTTCTTGGGTGACCGCTCAGGACTTGGAGGTTTCCGGAGGATATTTGTTGTAAGGGTTTTTGGGCGACTTTTCGCTACGCGAACGCTGCGGTCCTTTCGCAGCGACTGCAGGAGCAAGAAGACGATTACGTTAAGAGGCTGCGATGGACTTCCCCTTCGCATCCTTGTCGCGTGTAGGAGCTCCTACAAAGATTCGTTGTTCGGAATATGCTTGCTGATCAGAGGTTTTTATGATATGGCCGGCCATGCTGATTGAATCGAAGTTATAAGTGTTGTACCACCGACCAGCCCCCTTCGCAGCGACCGTAGGAGCGAGAAGACGACCGTCTTTGCCGAGTCGGTGACCGACAACATGGAGGTCAACCGAGTGAAAAGATGATATAGCGGGATTGGTTATATCGAAGTTATAAGTGTTGTACAACCAACCCAGCCCCCACCCAGAAAGGGCGGGGAGATCCCGCTCACAATTTTGTAGGAATTCCAACAAATCAGCTTCGAAAACTCCTTTTCTCCCTGGAGTAAAAGACTTGGATAGTCAGATAGATGCGCGCGGGTCTGAAACAAAAAGAAGTCAATC from Leptospira selangorensis includes:
- a CDS encoding SDR family NAD(P)-dependent oxidoreductase, whose amino-acid sequence is MKVAIVTGASNGIGKNTAIELGKRGIGVILTYHSDKKGAEDVVKEVEKSGSKAVCLKLDLSQKSSFGSFIELVKKNLEEIWKRKTFDYLVNNGGVGGGMPFADITEEYFDQILNTNFKGPFFITQDLVRFIEDNGRIVNTSSSASRGSFAGYSAYGASKAALTSWTKYLAKELSPRKIRVNAVSPGPTHTNLGGGAFDKYPEYIQPLADQTALGRIGSPDDIAKVIVNLLSDEFSWVTAQDLEVSGGYLL